The following proteins are co-located in the Sandaracinaceae bacterium genome:
- a CDS encoding FxsA family protein translates to MGKLLLLFTVVPLIELYLLLYLGRVLGFWSTVAIVFVTGVAGATLAKRQGARVLANWRESLASGTMPEEGVLGGVLVLVGGVLLVTPGVFTDLVGLSLLVPVTRALWARAVRAWLERRIQQGDVTVMTMGSMSGFGVDPRAAGPRRPRERGSSGYTGRPGRNPGPGPSVVIDVEGYEVPSDRDGSGEPRLHTTDDDQPS, encoded by the coding sequence GTGGGCAAGCTGCTGCTGCTCTTCACCGTGGTGCCGCTGATCGAGCTGTACCTGCTGCTGTATCTCGGACGCGTGCTGGGCTTCTGGTCCACGGTCGCCATCGTCTTCGTCACGGGCGTCGCTGGCGCGACGCTGGCCAAGCGGCAGGGCGCGCGTGTGCTCGCCAACTGGCGCGAGTCGCTGGCCTCGGGGACCATGCCCGAAGAGGGGGTCCTAGGCGGGGTGCTGGTGCTCGTCGGAGGCGTGCTCCTCGTGACGCCAGGCGTCTTCACGGACCTGGTCGGGCTGTCCCTCTTGGTCCCCGTCACGCGCGCGCTGTGGGCACGTGCGGTGCGCGCCTGGTTGGAGCGCCGCATTCAGCAGGGCGACGTGACCGTCATGACCATGGGGTCGATGTCTGGGTTCGGGGTGGACCCACGCGCTGCGGGTCCCAGGCGTCCACGCGAGCGGGGCTCCTCTGGCTACACGGGGCGCCCGGGACGGAACCCAGGACCGGGCCCATCCGTGGTGATCGACGTGGAGGGCTACGAAGTCCCGTCG
- a CDS encoding AarF/ABC1/UbiB kinase family protein, with translation MRFLSLVVRTFAILAVLTGAMFRYLGRRLVSGRMDADARDHLRGQVLVSALDRLGATYVKLGQILSTRPDIIPEGIVRELETLQDNVRPIPFAQVQHVIDQDLPPAARARIVSIDPVPVAAASVAQVHKGVLDDGQVVAIKVQRPLAAPQIERDLVLMDLGARVLEWIPSLKLLSLRGSVAQFAEAMHRQVDFEKEASNNRRFAANFADVDGVGVPALVEDLCSRRVLTMAFVDGVRATEPEKVGGDRKLLARRGAGAIQQMVFKDGFVHADLHPGNILLTDAGEVVLIDLGLTAEIPKDLMRPFIETFHALSQKDGKAAARLFYVYAPTVGTKDYAQYEREVTEYFDTFYGKPLGELEASEVVTGIMNILRRHKVQIDPSFTVVHIAMLVAEGLGKQLDPDIDLIEFATPMLLEVVVTAPPGRAPEREVPGAAEAARAAREAKAARRAARRSAQAE, from the coding sequence ATGCGCTTCCTGTCCCTGGTCGTCCGGACCTTTGCCATCCTCGCCGTCCTCACCGGGGCCATGTTCCGCTACCTGGGTCGGCGGCTGGTGTCGGGACGCATGGACGCGGACGCCCGGGACCACCTGCGCGGTCAGGTGTTGGTGAGCGCGCTCGACCGGCTCGGCGCCACCTACGTGAAGCTCGGGCAGATCCTCAGCACGCGGCCGGACATCATCCCGGAGGGCATCGTGCGCGAGCTCGAGACCCTGCAGGACAACGTGCGGCCCATCCCGTTCGCGCAGGTGCAGCACGTCATCGACCAGGACCTGCCGCCTGCCGCGCGCGCCCGCATCGTCAGCATCGATCCCGTGCCGGTGGCGGCGGCGTCCGTCGCCCAAGTTCACAAAGGCGTGCTCGACGACGGCCAGGTGGTGGCCATCAAGGTGCAGCGACCGCTCGCCGCGCCGCAGATCGAGCGCGACCTCGTGTTGATGGACCTCGGGGCGCGCGTGCTCGAGTGGATCCCCTCGCTCAAGCTGCTGTCGCTGCGGGGCTCGGTCGCGCAGTTCGCCGAGGCCATGCACCGGCAGGTGGACTTCGAGAAGGAGGCCAGCAACAACCGCCGCTTCGCCGCGAACTTCGCGGACGTCGACGGCGTGGGCGTTCCCGCGCTGGTCGAAGACCTCTGCTCCCGTCGCGTGCTCACGATGGCGTTCGTCGATGGCGTGCGCGCGACCGAGCCGGAGAAGGTCGGCGGCGACCGCAAGCTGCTCGCCCGGCGGGGCGCAGGGGCCATCCAGCAGATGGTGTTCAAGGACGGCTTCGTGCACGCGGACCTGCACCCGGGGAACATCCTGCTCACGGACGCTGGCGAGGTGGTCCTGATCGATCTCGGCCTCACCGCGGAGATCCCGAAGGACCTGATGCGCCCGTTCATCGAGACGTTCCACGCCTTGAGCCAGAAGGACGGCAAGGCAGCCGCACGCCTGTTCTACGTGTACGCGCCGACCGTGGGCACCAAGGACTACGCGCAGTACGAGCGGGAGGTGACCGAGTACTTCGACACGTTCTACGGCAAGCCGCTGGGCGAGCTGGAGGCCAGCGAGGTGGTGACGGGCATCATGAACATCCTGCGCCGGCACAAGGTGCAGATCGATCCCAGCTTCACCGTCGTGCACATCGCCATGTTGGTGGCCGAGGGCCTCGGCAAGCAGCTCGATCCCGACATCGACCTGATCGAGTTCGCCACGCCGATGCTGCTCGAGGTCGTCGTCACCGCACCGCCAGGGAGGGCGCCGGAGCGTGAGGTCCCGGGCGCCGCCGAGGCTGCCCGCGCTGCGCGTGAGGCCAAGGCCGCGAGGCGCGCTGCGCGTCGCTCCGCCCAGGCGGAGTAG
- a CDS encoding DUF368 domain-containing protein, with product MTEPKHDEILAPEEKEGAIYGYGPWPLLTLRCIVGGVMMGIANLVPGVSGGTMLLASGVYPRFVQAVAELSRFKFRKRSLFVLGLVALCAGVAIAVLADVIKGATVEYRWAMYSLFIGLTLGGVPVVWGLARPADGRVFAGALPAFVLMVVLAGLSDGETGSASGFGVMFVAGLLGASAMILPGISGGYLLVLMGAYLPVLDAIATCTDAVRAGTPMAAKEALVGVVLPVGLGVVLGVLVVSNLIERLLEKHEKPTLGALLGFLCGSVLGLWPFREFYRPAVGDVVSGARLTAERLAELPAHKWPTRAFEPTLLQAAGAVGIATLGFLLTALLAKYSNREPSELAIDHETTQER from the coding sequence ATGACCGAGCCCAAGCACGACGAGATCCTCGCGCCCGAGGAAAAGGAAGGCGCCATCTACGGTTACGGGCCCTGGCCGTTGCTCACGCTGCGCTGCATCGTGGGGGGCGTCATGATGGGCATCGCGAACCTGGTGCCGGGGGTCAGCGGGGGGACGATGTTGCTCGCGAGCGGCGTCTACCCGCGCTTCGTCCAGGCCGTCGCCGAGCTCAGCCGCTTCAAGTTCCGGAAGCGCTCGCTGTTCGTGCTGGGCCTGGTGGCGCTCTGCGCGGGGGTCGCCATCGCGGTGCTGGCGGACGTCATCAAGGGCGCCACGGTCGAGTATCGCTGGGCGATGTACAGCCTGTTCATCGGGCTGACGCTGGGGGGCGTGCCGGTGGTGTGGGGCCTCGCGCGCCCCGCCGACGGTCGGGTCTTCGCGGGCGCCCTGCCCGCGTTCGTGCTCATGGTGGTGCTCGCTGGCCTCTCGGACGGCGAGACGGGGTCCGCGTCGGGCTTCGGGGTGATGTTCGTGGCCGGCCTGCTCGGTGCGAGCGCCATGATCCTCCCAGGCATCAGCGGCGGCTACCTGCTCGTGTTGATGGGCGCGTACCTGCCCGTCCTGGACGCGATCGCCACCTGCACCGACGCCGTCCGGGCGGGTACCCCGATGGCCGCGAAGGAGGCGCTGGTCGGGGTCGTCCTGCCCGTGGGACTGGGGGTGGTGCTGGGCGTGCTGGTGGTGAGCAACCTGATCGAGCGGTTGCTCGAGAAGCACGAGAAGCCGACGCTGGGTGCGTTGCTGGGCTTCCTGTGCGGGAGCGTGCTGGGTCTCTGGCCGTTCCGGGAGTTCTATCGCCCCGCGGTCGGGGATGTGGTGAGCGGGGCTCGCCTGACGGCCGAGCGCCTCGCGGAGCTGCCCGCGCACAAGTGGCCCACGCGCGCCTTCGAGCCCACGTTGCTGCAGGCCGCCGGGGCGGTGGGCATCGCGACGCTCGGCTTCCTGCTCACCGCGCTGCTCGCCAAATACTCGAACCGCGAGCCCAGCGAGCTGGCCATCGACCACGAGACGACCCAAGAGCGCTGA
- a CDS encoding long-chain fatty acid--CoA ligase — translation MPFEPLFRDLNELLQRSVAQYAERPLFGTKRRGVWSWATYGEFGREVDALRAGLASLGVQAGDRVAIVSDNRVEWAALAYATYGLGAAFVPMYQAQRADEWRYILADSGARVVVVADGEIGASLSGARAALPALQHIVTLALRSEHADTTYDALRERGRREAVPVVSVDAHTPATFLYTSGTTGMPKGVILSHANVALNVSAVHEVFPMAPEDRSLSFLPWAHSFGQTVELHGLVSMGASMAIAESVDRLLQDLAEVQPTLLFSVPRIFNRIYDSVHKQAAAEAGPKAELFRRALANSQLRKELASRNQVSGWAELQHVFFDRTVYAPIRARFGGRLKFAFSGGAAMSREVAEFIDGLGINVYEGYGLTETSPITAMNYPGSRKIGTVGKVLPGVRVEIDRSVSDDPKHGEVLVFGHNVMLGYHRLPEDDAAVFVERQGERGIRTGDLGYLDGEGFLHITGRIKEQYKLLNGKYVVPTPLEEQLKLSPYISNVMIHGANQAYNVAVIVPDFDVLLPWCGQHGVLATEHDAVRDPRVTALFERELDRQSEAFRPFEKVRRFLLVTDEFSTADGTLTPTMKVRRSQVRALYGTQLDALYD, via the coding sequence ATGCCCTTCGAGCCGCTCTTTCGTGACCTCAACGAGCTCCTCCAGCGCAGCGTCGCGCAGTACGCCGAGCGCCCGCTGTTCGGGACGAAGCGACGCGGGGTCTGGTCGTGGGCGACGTACGGCGAGTTCGGGCGCGAGGTCGATGCCCTTCGTGCGGGGCTCGCGAGCCTCGGGGTGCAGGCCGGGGACCGGGTGGCCATCGTCTCCGACAACCGCGTCGAGTGGGCGGCGCTGGCGTACGCCACTTATGGGCTGGGCGCCGCGTTCGTACCAATGTACCAGGCGCAGCGCGCCGACGAGTGGCGCTACATCCTCGCCGACAGCGGCGCTCGCGTCGTGGTCGTGGCCGATGGCGAGATCGGCGCGTCCCTCAGCGGAGCGCGCGCTGCGCTGCCTGCGTTGCAGCACATCGTGACGCTCGCGCTCCGCTCGGAGCACGCCGACACCACCTACGACGCGCTCAGGGAGCGAGGCCGCCGCGAGGCCGTACCCGTCGTCTCCGTGGACGCTCACACGCCGGCCACCTTCCTGTACACGTCGGGCACGACGGGCATGCCCAAGGGCGTCATCCTCTCTCACGCGAACGTCGCCCTCAATGTCAGCGCCGTGCACGAGGTCTTCCCCATGGCGCCGGAGGACCGCTCGCTCAGCTTCTTGCCGTGGGCGCACAGCTTCGGTCAGACAGTCGAGCTCCACGGGCTCGTCTCGATGGGCGCCTCGATGGCCATCGCGGAGTCGGTCGACCGCCTGCTGCAAGACCTGGCCGAGGTGCAGCCGACGCTGCTCTTCAGCGTGCCGCGCATCTTCAACCGCATCTACGACAGCGTGCACAAGCAAGCGGCGGCCGAGGCTGGGCCCAAGGCGGAGCTCTTCCGGCGTGCCCTCGCGAACTCGCAGCTGCGCAAGGAGCTGGCCAGCCGCAACCAGGTCAGCGGCTGGGCCGAGCTCCAGCACGTGTTCTTCGATCGAACCGTGTACGCGCCCATTCGCGCGCGCTTCGGCGGCCGGCTCAAGTTCGCGTTCAGCGGGGGCGCCGCGATGTCGCGCGAAGTAGCGGAGTTCATCGACGGTCTGGGCATCAACGTCTACGAGGGCTACGGCCTGACCGAGACCTCGCCCATCACGGCCATGAACTACCCCGGGTCACGCAAGATCGGCACCGTCGGTAAGGTCCTCCCTGGCGTGCGCGTCGAGATCGACCGCAGCGTCTCGGACGATCCCAAGCACGGCGAGGTGCTGGTCTTCGGGCACAACGTCATGCTCGGGTATCACCGCCTCCCAGAGGACGACGCTGCCGTGTTCGTCGAGCGCCAGGGCGAGCGCGGCATCCGCACGGGTGACCTGGGGTATCTGGACGGCGAAGGGTTCCTGCACATCACGGGTCGCATCAAGGAGCAGTACAAGCTGCTGAACGGGAAGTACGTGGTGCCGACGCCGCTCGAAGAGCAGCTCAAGCTGAGCCCCTACATCTCGAACGTCATGATCCACGGCGCCAACCAGGCGTACAACGTCGCGGTCATCGTCCCGGACTTCGACGTGCTGCTCCCGTGGTGCGGGCAGCACGGGGTGCTCGCCACTGAGCACGACGCCGTGCGCGACCCGCGGGTGACCGCGCTCTTCGAGCGTGAGCTGGACCGTCAGAGCGAGGCGTTTCGACCGTTCGAGAAGGTACGGCGTTTCCTGCTCGTGACCGACGAGTTCAGCACGGCCGACGGGACGCTGACGCCGACGATGAAGGTCCGGCGCAGCCAAGTGCGGGCGCTGTACGGGACCCAGCTGGACGCGCTCTACGACTGA
- a CDS encoding glycosyltransferase family 2 protein: MWKSARVAVVMPAYLEGRMIDRALRDVPTFVDDVVVVDDGSGDDTSERAEAFAKTDGRVRVLRHEVNRGVGAALVTGYRAAFEHGADVAVVMAGDGQMDPADMPPLLDAVIDGGAGYAKGNRLAWPGARDLMPLQRFAGNHVLSALTRVATQTTVADSQCGYSVLHRDAAAALDLETLWPRYGYPNDLLAQCAARGVRVVDVPVRPVYRDEVSGIGWRHALVVVPYVLGCGVLRRLAADGGPPGVRRHRGVARPERVAEHPTFASRP, translated from the coding sequence ATGTGGAAGAGCGCCCGCGTCGCCGTGGTCATGCCCGCCTACCTCGAGGGGCGCATGATCGATCGTGCCCTGCGCGACGTCCCCACGTTCGTCGATGACGTCGTGGTGGTCGACGACGGAAGCGGTGACGACACCTCGGAGCGCGCGGAGGCCTTCGCCAAGACCGACGGACGCGTGCGCGTGCTGCGACACGAGGTGAACCGCGGGGTGGGCGCGGCGCTCGTGACAGGCTACCGCGCGGCCTTCGAACATGGGGCCGACGTGGCCGTCGTGATGGCCGGCGACGGCCAGATGGACCCCGCAGACATGCCGCCGTTGCTCGACGCCGTCATCGACGGTGGCGCGGGCTATGCCAAGGGCAACCGTCTGGCATGGCCCGGGGCGCGTGACCTGATGCCCCTGCAGCGCTTCGCAGGCAACCACGTGCTCTCGGCGCTGACGCGCGTCGCCACGCAGACCACCGTGGCGGACTCGCAGTGCGGCTACAGCGTGCTGCACCGCGACGCGGCCGCGGCGCTGGACCTGGAGACGCTGTGGCCCCGCTATGGCTACCCGAACGACCTCCTGGCGCAGTGTGCCGCGCGCGGTGTGCGCGTCGTGGACGTCCCGGTGCGGCCCGTATACCGCGACGAGGTCAGCGGCATCGGCTGGCGTCACGCGCTCGTGGTGGTGCCCTACGTCCTTGGCTGCGGTGTCCTGCGACGGCTGGCGGCAGACGGCGGGCCCCCTGGCGTACGCCGGCACCGCGGCGTGGCGCGGCCCGAGCGCGTGGCGGAGCACCCGACCTTCGCGTCCCGGCCGTGA
- a CDS encoding glycosyltransferase: MTGGRGTPEHRRPLRVGVLTTSYPSHPGDIAGVFVEGFARTLRDLGHDVRVVAPDLDHVPPSSGPPDPSQASPRVVRLRYAYPRALQRTFHRAGAPENLRSDPLAALGALTYPMALATHLARRAHAFDVLVSHWAVPNGLLAARWPRAPRASADPVRRVVVTHGADIHLLERLPLGRRIVRTIAQGSDALTFVSLSHRERFERLVGSALPHATVLAMGIPSHHPASAHAQEHVRRMVGMDGRVVLALGRLVPIKGLDVLVRALAGGPDATLVIAGDGPSRASLMREAARVGVRVVLPGVITGDEKSAWLERADVLALPSRRLSSGREEGTPTVLLEAMLAGTPVVATDTGGIAELLGHGARGSLVPPDDVGALRSALGEALRGGEKTLTRARLARDAAAAQTWHALRGTLDALVRGQ; the protein is encoded by the coding sequence GTGACAGGCGGGCGCGGGACCCCCGAGCACCGGCGCCCGCTGCGCGTCGGGGTACTCACCACCAGCTATCCATCGCATCCGGGGGACATCGCGGGCGTGTTCGTCGAAGGCTTCGCGCGCACCCTGCGGGACCTGGGCCACGACGTTCGCGTGGTGGCCCCCGACCTCGATCACGTGCCGCCTTCGTCCGGCCCCCCCGACCCGTCGCAGGCATCACCCCGGGTGGTGCGACTGCGGTATGCGTATCCCCGTGCGCTGCAGCGCACGTTTCATCGGGCCGGGGCACCCGAGAACCTACGGAGTGACCCGCTGGCCGCGCTGGGCGCCCTCACCTACCCGATGGCGCTCGCGACGCATCTGGCGCGTCGTGCTCACGCCTTCGACGTGCTGGTCTCGCACTGGGCCGTCCCCAACGGCCTGCTGGCCGCGCGCTGGCCCCGCGCCCCGCGCGCCTCTGCGGACCCGGTGCGCCGGGTGGTCGTCACGCACGGCGCGGACATCCACCTGCTCGAGAGACTCCCGCTCGGGCGACGGATCGTGCGCACAATCGCACAGGGCTCCGACGCACTCACGTTCGTCTCGCTCAGCCACCGCGAGCGCTTCGAACGCCTCGTAGGGTCGGCGCTCCCGCACGCCACGGTGCTGGCGATGGGGATCCCCAGCCACCACCCCGCCAGCGCGCATGCGCAGGAGCACGTACGCCGGATGGTGGGCATGGACGGACGCGTCGTGCTGGCCCTCGGTCGCCTCGTGCCCATCAAAGGGCTCGACGTGCTGGTGCGCGCGCTGGCAGGCGGGCCGGACGCCACGCTCGTGATCGCCGGAGACGGCCCCTCGAGAGCGTCGCTGATGCGCGAGGCCGCGCGTGTCGGCGTGCGAGTGGTTCTCCCGGGCGTGATCACGGGCGACGAGAAGAGCGCGTGGCTCGAGCGGGCAGACGTGCTCGCGCTCCCCTCGCGGCGCCTCTCCTCCGGTCGTGAGGAGGGTACGCCCACGGTGCTGCTGGAGGCGATGTTGGCTGGAACCCCCGTCGTGGCCACGGACACAGGCGGGATCGCGGAACTGCTCGGGCACGGGGCACGCGGCTCCCTGGTCCCCCCCGACGACGTGGGTGCGCTACGCTCTGCGCTGGGCGAAGCGCTGCGCGGGGGAGAGAAGACCCTCACACGCGCGCGCCTGGCACGAGACGCGGCCGCTGCGCAGACCTGGCACGCGCTGCGAGGAACGCTGGACGCGCTGGTCCGGGGACAATGA
- a CDS encoding outer membrane lipoprotein carrier protein LolA — protein MHSNFPLSRRSTRMRLAVLLSVLTSAACIAGAEAQDPAPDSASMRPRQRPASDAPATPAQPRLTAAQVAGLVQSFYDQTTSFQANFEQEQYTKVYDRRQRSSGRVVFAKPGRMRFDYAAPNGQVFVSDGQRLVVYQPPEEGETEGQLIERAMDSDQLPQAFSFLTGTGRLDRDFNFRLLNAARHQFPDGYVLALRPRRQNPNYEQLLFFVRIVGEGEQRAGVVQRVLIRDREGNTNRFTFADMQFNRDVPNERFTFRAPANTRTVQN, from the coding sequence ATGCACAGCAACTTTCCGCTCTCTCGCCGCTCGACCCGCATGCGCCTCGCCGTGTTGCTGTCGGTGCTCACCAGCGCCGCCTGCATCGCGGGAGCAGAGGCCCAGGACCCTGCCCCCGACAGCGCGAGCATGAGGCCCCGTCAGCGTCCGGCGTCGGACGCACCTGCCACGCCTGCGCAGCCTCGGCTGACGGCCGCTCAGGTCGCCGGTCTCGTGCAGTCGTTCTACGACCAGACCACCAGCTTCCAGGCGAACTTCGAGCAGGAGCAGTACACCAAGGTGTACGACCGCCGCCAGCGCTCGAGCGGCCGTGTGGTGTTCGCGAAGCCAGGGCGCATGCGCTTCGACTACGCCGCCCCCAACGGCCAGGTCTTCGTCAGCGACGGACAGCGCCTGGTGGTCTATCAGCCGCCCGAGGAGGGCGAGACAGAGGGCCAGCTGATCGAGCGCGCGATGGACAGCGATCAGCTGCCGCAGGCCTTCTCGTTCCTCACGGGCACGGGGCGCCTCGACCGCGACTTCAACTTTCGCTTGCTGAACGCTGCTCGGCACCAGTTCCCGGACGGCTACGTGCTGGCGCTCCGCCCGCGGCGGCAGAACCCCAACTACGAGCAGCTGCTCTTCTTCGTCCGCATCGTGGGTGAGGGCGAGCAGCGGGCCGGCGTGGTGCAGCGCGTGCTCATCCGGGACCGCGAGGGGAACACCAACCGCTTCACCTTCGCGGACATGCAGTTCAACCGCGACGTGCCGAACGAGCGCTTCACGTTCCGCGCGCCGGCCAACACGCGCACCGTCCAGAACTGA